A section of the Bradyrhizobium oligotrophicum S58 genome encodes:
- a CDS encoding PQQ-dependent sugar dehydrogenase: protein MALHKTFMTLALVAAGLIAAPLARAESINAGGRRASPVQPFDAQSVAEFDTPWAIAFLPDGRMLITEKPGRIFVVTQSGQKTEIGNVPAVAARGQNGLLDIAVAPTFATTSQVYFSYTEPSAEGSRLVLTRAVLSLANDRATLTDPAVIWRQTPAGGGGQPGGIIAFDPSGTHLFLSVGDRMQPNSAQDQRQARGKVLRLNLDGSTPSDNPMAEDKGVPAQTWTTGHRNPYGLAFAVDGRLWLHEMGPRGGDELNLIEPGRNYGWPLVSNGDNYDGTPIPRHKTRPELAAPLLYWDPVIAPAGLAFYDGAMFPQWKGSALIGGLRAHALVRVAFQADGQPDEVERWDMGERIRDVAVAPDGAVWIIEDNSPGRLRRLTPRK from the coding sequence ACAAGACATTCATGACGTTGGCGCTGGTCGCGGCGGGCCTCATTGCCGCACCGCTAGCTCGGGCCGAGAGCATCAATGCCGGCGGCCGCAGGGCGAGCCCCGTGCAGCCGTTCGATGCGCAGAGCGTGGCGGAGTTCGACACGCCCTGGGCGATTGCATTCCTGCCGGATGGACGGATGCTGATCACCGAAAAGCCCGGCCGGATCTTCGTCGTCACCCAGAGCGGGCAGAAGACCGAGATCGGCAACGTTCCCGCCGTTGCGGCTCGCGGACAGAACGGCCTGTTGGACATCGCGGTCGCGCCGACATTCGCCACGACGTCGCAGGTCTATTTCAGCTACACCGAGCCCAGTGCCGAAGGCAGCCGTCTCGTTCTGACCCGAGCCGTTCTGTCGCTTGCGAACGATCGCGCCACGCTGACCGATCCTGCGGTGATCTGGCGACAGACGCCGGCGGGCGGCGGCGGTCAGCCCGGCGGCATCATCGCGTTCGATCCGTCGGGAACGCATTTGTTCCTCAGCGTGGGCGACCGCATGCAGCCGAACAGCGCCCAGGATCAGCGCCAGGCGCGCGGCAAGGTGCTCAGGCTCAATCTCGATGGTTCGACACCCTCAGACAATCCGATGGCTGAAGACAAGGGCGTGCCGGCGCAGACATGGACCACGGGTCACCGCAATCCCTACGGTCTCGCCTTCGCCGTGGACGGGCGCCTCTGGCTGCACGAGATGGGGCCGCGTGGCGGCGACGAACTCAACCTGATCGAGCCGGGCCGCAACTACGGTTGGCCGCTGGTCTCGAACGGCGACAATTATGACGGCACGCCGATCCCGCGTCATAAGACGCGGCCGGAGCTTGCTGCGCCGTTGCTCTACTGGGATCCGGTGATCGCGCCGGCCGGCCTCGCCTTCTACGATGGCGCGATGTTCCCGCAGTGGAAGGGATCGGCGCTGATCGGGGGCTTGCGGGCTCACGCGCTGGTGCGCGTGGCGTTCCAAGCCGACGGCCAACCCGATGAGGTCGAGCGTTGGGACATGGGCGAGCGCATCCGCGACGTCGCGGTCGCGCCGGATGGTGCGGTCTGGATCATCGAGGACAATTCCCCCGGCCGGTTGCGGCGGCTCACGCCAAGGAAGTGA
- a CDS encoding CsbD family protein has translation MDTDRLTGTAKDVAGKVEGGIGQMTGDKSTQASGRAREASGAVQNLYGQAKDAARDASDAAMDYAKDTFGNSTEALRDGTQALTKRVHDNPMGALLVAGGIGFLLAMLMRPSSRPQPQRWRY, from the coding sequence ATGGATACGGATCGGTTGACCGGAACGGCGAAGGATGTCGCAGGCAAGGTCGAGGGCGGAATCGGCCAAATGACCGGCGACAAGAGCACGCAGGCGTCGGGACGCGCCCGCGAGGCTTCGGGCGCGGTGCAGAACCTCTACGGCCAGGCCAAGGATGCCGCCCGCGACGCCAGCGATGCCGCGATGGATTACGCCAAGGATACGTTCGGCAATAGCACCGAGGCGCTGCGTGACGGCACTCAGGCTCTCACCAAGCGGGTGCACGACAATCCGATGGGCGCGCTTCTCGTTGCCGGCGGCATCGGTTTTCTGCTGGCGATGTTGATGCGTCCGTCGAGCCGGCCGCAGCCGCAGCGCTGGCGTTACTGA
- a CDS encoding lytic murein transglycosylase has protein sequence MVRRNEFLAALKAGARTALVTTALAAVSGSASAQSGGGPLNFLDGLFTGTLTKGDPGASTPAQTPSTGGPQPWSGEDGASGHPLMTAAAIREAAGNFDACVAGMWPDAARRNITQDNFQRFTAGLSPDLRIMDLLDAQPEFTKSIWDYLDILVSDARMAKGREVLAKYKAQFDATERAYGVDRYIVAAIWGIESNYSTQIGDRSVLQSTATLACIGRRQAYFKDEFLSALEILNRGDLRPEQLRGSWAGAFGPTQFMPTAFKRFAVDADGDGRRDVVDNPADLIASTANNLKKDGWQSGQSWGYEVVLPQGFNFMLADRAKTMSFGQWEQLGLRRPNGQPFPASAEKAYLLAPAGAQGPGFLMLQNFRVIMKYNPAEAYALAIGHFADRLRGGPPFVQAWPREERTLSRAERLELQQLLAERGFYRGTPDGQFGGQTREALRNFQASIGAPADGFATSDVLERLRAR, from the coding sequence GGCAGCGGTGTCCGGTTCCGCATCGGCCCAGTCCGGCGGCGGGCCGTTGAACTTCCTCGACGGCCTGTTCACGGGCACCCTGACCAAGGGTGACCCGGGCGCCTCCACGCCGGCGCAGACACCCTCGACCGGTGGGCCGCAGCCGTGGAGCGGCGAGGACGGCGCCTCCGGCCATCCGCTGATGACGGCGGCAGCGATCCGCGAGGCCGCGGGCAATTTCGACGCTTGCGTCGCCGGCATGTGGCCAGATGCCGCACGCCGCAACATCACGCAGGACAATTTCCAGCGCTTCACGGCAGGCCTGTCGCCTGACCTGCGCATCATGGATCTGCTCGACGCGCAGCCCGAATTCACCAAGTCGATCTGGGACTATCTCGACATCCTGGTGAGCGACGCCCGCATGGCCAAAGGCCGCGAAGTGCTCGCGAAGTACAAGGCGCAGTTCGATGCCACCGAGCGTGCCTACGGCGTCGACCGCTACATCGTCGCGGCGATCTGGGGCATCGAATCCAACTACTCGACCCAGATCGGCGATCGCAGCGTGCTGCAGTCGACCGCGACGCTCGCCTGCATCGGCCGTCGCCAGGCCTATTTCAAGGATGAGTTCCTATCGGCGCTGGAGATCCTCAACCGCGGCGATCTGCGACCCGAGCAGCTGCGGGGCTCGTGGGCGGGCGCGTTCGGCCCGACCCAGTTCATGCCGACCGCCTTCAAGCGCTTCGCCGTCGACGCCGATGGCGACGGCCGCCGCGACGTGGTCGACAATCCGGCCGACCTGATCGCCTCGACCGCCAACAACCTGAAGAAAGACGGCTGGCAGAGCGGCCAGAGCTGGGGCTACGAGGTCGTGCTGCCGCAGGGCTTCAACTTCATGCTGGCCGACCGCGCCAAGACCATGAGCTTCGGACAATGGGAGCAGCTCGGCTTGCGGCGCCCCAACGGCCAGCCGTTCCCGGCCTCGGCCGAGAAGGCCTATCTGCTGGCGCCAGCCGGCGCGCAAGGGCCGGGGTTCCTGATGCTGCAGAACTTCCGCGTCATCATGAAATACAATCCGGCCGAGGCCTATGCGCTGGCGATCGGCCATTTCGCCGACCGCCTGCGCGGCGGTCCACCCTTCGTTCAGGCTTGGCCGCGTGAGGAACGGACGTTGTCGCGGGCCGAACGGCTCGAGCTGCAGCAGCTGCTGGCGGAACGCGGCTTTTACCGCGGCACGCCCGACGGCCAGTTCGGCGGTCAGACCCGTGAGGCGCTGCGGAACTTCCAGGCCTCGATCGGGGCGCCAGCGGACGGTTTTGCCACCTCCGACGTGCTGGAACGACTGCGGGCGCGGTGA
- a CDS encoding SDR family NAD(P)-dependent oxidoreductase, giving the protein MNALDFSGRSVLVIGGSSGIGNGIAQAFRAQGADVAVCGTRASAADYSAADGSDLEGLDYQQLDVSNAAAVDAFAPGFDRLDVLVLAQGAVLYRRGEFAMDGFRKVVEVNLISLMACATKFHPLLRDAKGALIIVSSTAAYHSTMGNPAYNASKTGAVGLTRTLAEAWAADGIRVNGIAPGLVDTKMTKVTTANPQRLEGALQRIPLKRLGTPQDMAGAALFLASPLSSYIIGQTIVVDGGLIL; this is encoded by the coding sequence ATGAACGCACTCGATTTCTCTGGACGCTCGGTGCTCGTGATCGGCGGCTCCAGCGGCATCGGCAATGGCATCGCACAGGCGTTTCGCGCGCAGGGCGCCGATGTCGCGGTCTGCGGCACGCGCGCCAGTGCGGCCGACTATTCTGCCGCCGACGGCAGTGATCTCGAAGGCCTGGACTATCAGCAGCTCGACGTCAGCAACGCCGCAGCGGTCGACGCGTTTGCGCCGGGCTTCGACCGGCTCGACGTGCTGGTGCTGGCCCAGGGCGCGGTGCTGTACCGCCGCGGCGAATTTGCCATGGACGGCTTCCGCAAGGTCGTCGAGGTCAACCTCATCAGCCTGATGGCCTGTGCGACCAAGTTTCACCCCCTGCTGCGCGATGCGAAGGGAGCACTGATCATCGTCTCCTCGACGGCAGCCTATCACTCGACCATGGGCAATCCGGCCTACAATGCCTCCAAGACCGGCGCGGTCGGGCTGACGCGCACGCTGGCTGAAGCCTGGGCTGCGGACGGCATCCGGGTCAATGGCATCGCGCCGGGCCTCGTCGACACCAAGATGACGAAGGTGACGACCGCCAATCCGCAGCGTCTCGAAGGCGCCCTGCAGCGCATCCCGCTGAAGCGGCTGGGCACGCCGCAGGACATGGCCGGTGCAGCGCTGTTCCTCGCTTCGCCGTTGTCGTCCTACATCATCGGGCAGACCATCGTCGTCGATGGCGGGCTGATTTTGTAG
- a CDS encoding DUF459 domain-containing protein encodes MSKLKSILKLLNEPGPLVVLAVVIAMLVGITGPASAQFFNFNPFSSPRPAPRGGGGGWFGNDFFTPFQPQQPRKVTQDYSKAPPPEKRDNAPERYVLVLGDGMADWLAYGLEDAYSEQPDMGITRRIKTNSGLIKYQPKGEPADWAAAAKGILATERADAIVIMLGLNDRLSLREPVVEKTDKPDDKKADKTKKDAKAKPGEAKPGDTKPGDAKAGEAKPDAKSDPKTDTAAKPDDKADSDLPQDEADNDTPAVAAPEKAARSPNGLYEFRDDRWVELYTKKIEEMIAVAKSKGVPVLWVGLPAVRGPKGTADALFLDSLFRDVAGKAGITYVDVWDGFVDEAGRFLQKGPDFEGQIRQLRSYDGVYFTKPGARKLAHYAEREINRLLAARSAPLELPNEPATPDANAVPGQPAPRPVAGPILPLVASSVGTDQLLGGPGSRPAAVDALAARTLVKGEALSPPAGRADDYIWPRREIGREQAKEPPKELAKPDTPMAATSPNEAVPAAPNQLPAQQRPRRLTTPGAPGQTPPAQAQQPNQGGQGVREFFGFGAPQQPQAQPSKPPAARNPNAPPRPPGAVGRSAAVEAPAR; translated from the coding sequence ATGTCAAAGCTGAAGTCCATTCTCAAGCTGTTGAACGAGCCCGGCCCCCTGGTCGTGCTGGCGGTCGTCATCGCCATGCTGGTCGGGATCACCGGCCCGGCCTCGGCCCAGTTCTTCAACTTCAACCCGTTCTCCTCGCCGCGGCCGGCGCCGCGCGGCGGCGGCGGGGGCTGGTTCGGCAACGACTTCTTCACGCCGTTCCAGCCACAGCAGCCGAGAAAGGTGACACAGGACTATTCCAAGGCGCCGCCGCCGGAGAAGCGCGACAATGCCCCGGAGCGCTACGTGCTGGTGCTCGGCGACGGCATGGCCGACTGGCTCGCCTATGGCCTGGAAGACGCCTACTCCGAGCAGCCCGACATGGGGATCACCCGCCGAATCAAGACGAATTCGGGCCTCATCAAGTACCAGCCCAAGGGCGAGCCGGCCGACTGGGCTGCAGCCGCCAAGGGCATCCTGGCCACCGAGCGTGCCGATGCGATCGTGATCATGCTCGGGCTCAATGACCGTCTCTCGCTGCGCGAGCCGGTTGTCGAGAAGACCGACAAGCCGGACGACAAGAAGGCGGACAAGACCAAGAAGGACGCCAAGGCCAAGCCCGGTGAGGCCAAGCCCGGCGACACGAAGCCCGGTGACGCCAAAGCCGGAGAGGCCAAGCCGGATGCCAAGTCCGATCCGAAGACCGACACGGCCGCCAAGCCTGACGATAAAGCGGACAGCGATCTGCCGCAGGACGAAGCCGATAACGATACGCCTGCAGTGGCGGCACCGGAAAAGGCTGCCCGCTCACCCAACGGCCTCTACGAATTCCGCGACGACCGCTGGGTCGAGCTCTATACCAAGAAGATCGAGGAGATGATCGCGGTCGCCAAGAGCAAGGGCGTGCCCGTGCTCTGGGTGGGGCTGCCTGCGGTCCGCGGCCCCAAGGGCACGGCCGACGCGCTTTTCCTGGATTCGCTTTTTCGCGACGTCGCCGGCAAGGCCGGCATCACCTATGTCGACGTCTGGGACGGGTTCGTCGACGAAGCCGGCCGTTTCCTGCAGAAAGGCCCGGATTTCGAAGGCCAGATCCGCCAGCTGCGCTCCTACGACGGCGTCTATTTCACCAAGCCCGGCGCGCGCAAGCTCGCGCACTATGCCGAGCGCGAGATCAACCGCCTGCTCGCAGCCCGTTCAGCCCCGCTCGAACTGCCGAACGAGCCGGCGACGCCGGACGCCAACGCCGTACCGGGCCAGCCGGCGCCGCGCCCGGTCGCAGGTCCGATCCTGCCGCTGGTTGCCTCGTCGGTCGGCACCGATCAGCTGCTCGGCGGCCCCGGCTCCCGCCCGGCGGCGGTCGATGCCCTGGCGGCCCGGACGCTGGTCAAGGGCGAGGCGCTGAGCCCGCCCGCCGGTCGCGCCGACGATTACATCTGGCCGCGCCGCGAGATCGGGCGCGAACAGGCCAAGGAGCCGCCGAAGGAGCTCGCCAAGCCCGATACGCCGATGGCGGCGACGTCACCGAACGAGGCCGTGCCGGCTGCCCCGAATCAGCTTCCGGCCCAGCAGAGGCCAAGACGGCTGACGACCCCTGGAGCGCCGGGCCAGACACCGCCCGCCCAGGCGCAACAGCCGAACCAGGGCGGTCAGGGCGTGCGCGAGTTCTTCGGCTTCGGCGCGCCTCAGCAGCCCCAGGCGCAGCCATCGAAGCCGCCAGCCGCGCGCAATCCCAACGCCCCGCCACGGCCGCCAGGAGCCGTGGGCCGCTCGGCGGCGGTCGAAGCCCCTGCGCGATGA